The genomic stretch TGTTTTAAAAAGTGATAAGTTATGAGTTGGCCAAAATTTGTTTACTATGGTTGATCAACATCACCAAAAATATTAATAACAATAAAAATCTTAAATGGacaaataaaaattatatattaattaattaaaatccTCATAGATTTATAATATTGTATCATTAAAAAGTATAGTGATTTGGTTAATattttttttgataaaaaaatgTCGATGTTTTCAGAAAAGAAAATCACATAAGGCTCTTTGTGTGATGAGTGTTAGGAGGGTGCTTattcaaaataaatatttataagGATCATGTTCCTTTATCAAATGAACACAAAACAAAAATTTATGTTTGTTCATGTCTGTGAAATGCTTAAGTAATTAGCCAAAAGTATGACCAAACTTTGAAAATAATTTATATAACAGTTAATTGAATAAGAAAAAAGTGAACTAAAAAAAGAAACTAAGTTACCGTGGCATTTGGCATATAGTCGTGAAGCTCTAGATTTTAAAAGTTGTTAACCTTTTAGCATCATTTGATTATCTAACAACATCATACTACATATACCTTTTAATAGTTGTGGTGCAGTCTATGAGTTGACAGGTTAGACAATTTTCTGTTATTATTAAATAGAAATTGTGACTAACAGTATTTTTTACAATATCACACAAAATCTTACTCTTAGGATTAGGGAAAAGTAAGATTTCACATCAAACATTGTATATTAACTGTGTTGGTATTATTTTTCTATATTTCCTTAAAGAAACATAAAATTAACAACAAAATATTTTGGCTAAATTTGAATACGGTTCTACTATATTTGTTGGCTTTGGCAGGCACAAGCCTAATGATATGTCATGGATGGGAAATACAACTTGGATTTGACAAAACATGTTGCACCAAAAACTATATCCAAATGAAGTTATCGTAAATATGATGTTAAACCAAATGATGGAGAAAAATGCTTCAACAGACTTCTAAATTCATCAACAAAGAGCAGTAAATTTATCAGAATGAATTAGTTTGCCACGTGAAAAGCACCTGTGTTTTGTTAGATATAATTCAGATCCATTTAAGTTGAGTTTGAAGTtaatttgaatttcatttaattatGAATGTGTGTATAATTAGAAGCTGAGATTTCAGTTTGATATATAGAATTCATGTGTAATAGAATTTCTTAACAGTAAAAAGTTAGATATAGATTTACATTTTCTCtctttcatcatcatcatttccatcttcttccttTTGTGCAACAACAATTGATATGTAGAGCTCCAGTTCAGATCTATGAGAAACACCATCGAGAAACATAAGTGAACGTGAGGCTTGTATGATTAATTTTGTGTCTTGACTTCGCGTTGAATATATAATTAGAAACACAATAGAATCATATTTCTTGATTCTGAGGGATTGGTAAACACAAGTGTTTAGTCCTCTAATATTCTTTTTTTAGACCGGACCTCAATTAATGGTACATGGGAAAGATCTTTTCCACTATTATCGCATAATTTTTGGATTTGGTTCCTACCTTAGCTTCCACAAGTCTTTATGAGAAAGGAAAAATAGGTTTATAGGGAGGAGGGACAACATAGGATGGTTCCTTCTCGGCCTTTTCAACAACATCCTTTTTAGGTGGTGTTGGTAGAGTCACTTCAacccctctctctctctctctctctctctctctctctctctctctctctctctctctctctctctctctctctcacacacacacacacacatacacacacattaataaaaataaataacacCAATAATTAATAACCTAGTTCGATGCAACGTCACCCACGTCTAAAGGGTTATAAtccaattaaataaaatatttaaatatcttttttattcctctattttaattttttttagattttagtttttcttttaaaaaaacTAAGTTTTTTGTTGTCCCAATTTAATCTTTTATGATTATTTTTGTTCCCTCATGTTTTGTGTACGTGATGCCTCGTTTTGTGTACGTGATGCCTCGTTTTGTGACGTGGTCCTAACATGACATTGTATATTGTCTATGTGGTGCGACATCACGCATTTCCTTCCATGtcatatttttaaaaataaaaaattaattttaaaatattatttaatgtaattaacaattaataaataaaataatatttgtTAAATAATTCACAGTGATACATGTTAATAGATAATTGAGAAAATAAAATGTTCTCAGACAATGGGGTTTAAATCAAGAGAGGATCCACGTTAAGATTGATTGTGGCTATAGCCACGccaattttttttcttttttcttttatatatatatatatatatatatatatatatatatatatatatatatatatatatatatatatatatatatatatatatatatatatatatatatatatatatatatatatatatatatatatattaatttcTTATTTTCTCTCCTTCTAATGTTTTAAAAATCACATCAGTCATTAAATAGATGAGGGTGATTTTGTGGTTTATTGGTCAAATTTCAAGGTCATTGGTCGAATTGCATGACTAAATTGGATTAAATCGGAGAGTTAAGTTGAATAAACCAAATAACTCAATTGAATAAATCAGTTTCTCAAACAAAATTATATAGTTATCAAACCTATCGAACCAGATGACTAGATGTCTAAAAAAAACATGACTCCATCAAATTTCCAAATAACATAATTTTACAAGTTCAATCTTAAAATTCAAATTCTAAATATAATAATCATACACAACAGAATAGTATAaatacaaatcaaaataaattttGAACAAAATCTAATTGCAACATAATAAATAACAAAATAAGTCAAGTGTTTAATAAATTTAATTCTAAAGAGACAAAGTTGTTCCAAATTAGTTTTGAACAAATTCTGcttatattttaattttatttttcaaaaaaattatcaAAACGATATTGTTTTGTCTCAGGAAAAAAAGCATTGAATCCGTCAATTTTCCAAAATCGTTGATTCACAAATTTTTATCGGTTTTGTCTGATTATGGTCGGCTCTTACTGGTTTAATAGCTTATTCTATCTAATAATCAAATCAGAATGATGACACTTGTGATTCTCGATTCGACTGATTGGTCCAATCCGATTTTTGAAACATTGTCACCACCTCTCATGTTTCTCTCACACTTTTATATTTATTAATCCCTCATATTTGGTATATGATTTTCATTATAAACTAGTAAAAACCTTGAGCCTACGCACGAGTATCGGTATGATATGCatatttttttccaaaatataataaaaatgaaatgaaaaaacCAAAATTGTGTAACCTAGAAAGCTTATTATTTTTATAAGAGATGATAAATTAGTGCTAATAAATTTTCcgtatataaaaatattttaatcaacAGTATATTTTTTCtaatatataaatattatttttattttgtcattattttaaaaatatttgaCTCATTAGTAAATTTGTTTCcattattattaaatattttgaTCAGTAGCTTCATTTTTCACGATTCATATGATTTCGATATTAGGTGAgaataaaatttattaaaattttaaataaatatatttttccTAATATTTATATGAAAAATgtgaattaaaaataattattataatttgATGTTTTAAAAAGTGATAAGTTTTGAGTTGGCCAAAATTTGCTTTCGATGGTTTATCAACATCATCAAAAATattaataacaataaaaatattaaattaacaaataaaaattatatattaattaattaaataaaatcctcAGAGATTTATAATATTGTATCATTAAAATGTATAGTGATTtgattaatatttttttaaattaaaaaaatgattCTTACTAAATGATTTATTGATGTTTTCATAAAAGAAAATCACATAAGGCTCTTTGTGTGATGAGTGTTAGGAGAGTGCTTATTCCGAATATATATTTATAAGGATCATGTTGCTTTATCAAATGAGCACAAAACAAAATTTTATGTTTGTTCATGTCTTTGAAATGCTTAAGTAATTAGCCAAAAGTATAACCAAACTTTGAAAATAATCTATATAATAGTTAATTGAATAAGAAAAAAGTGAAATAAAAAAAGAAACTAAGTTACCGTGGCATTTGGCATATAGTTGCGAAGCTCGCAAATTGAAAAGTTGTTAACCTTTTAGCATCATTTAATTATCTAACAACAACATACTACATATACCTTTTAATAGTTGTGGTGCAGTCTATGAGTTTCCAGGTTAGACACTTTTATGTTATCATTAAATAGAATTTGTGACCAATCTTATTTTTGACCAATATCCCGCAAGATCTTACTCTTAGGATTAGGGAAAAGTAAGATTTCACATCAAACATTGTACGTTAACTGTGTGTCGGTATTATTTTTCTATATTTGTTTAAAGAAACATAAAATTAACAACAAAATATCTTTGCATATATTGAATACGACTCTACTATACTTGTTGGCTTTGGCAGGCACAAGCCTAATGAAATGTCATGGATGGGAAATCCAACTTGCTTTTATCAGTCAAACTCTTAAAACGAATTTCATCCAAAGCATGTTGTACCAAAAACCAGATCCAAATGAAGTTATCGTAAATATAATGTTAAACCAAATGATGGAGAAAAATGCTTCAATAGACTTCTAAATTCATCAATAAAGAGCAGCAAGTTTATTAGAACAAATTTGTTTGCCACATGCAAAGCACCCGTGTTTTGTTAGATATAATTCAGATTCACTTAAATTGaatttggatttaatttgaatttCATATAATTATGAATTTGTGTCTAACTAGAAATTGAGTTTTCAATATGTTATATAGAATTCATGTGTAACCTAATTTCTTATCCGTAAAGAGTTAGTTACAAATTTACATTTTCTCCATtccatcttcatcatcttcatctttttcCTCTTGTGCACCAataattggtatctagagctctAGTTCGGATCTATGGGAAACACCATCGAcaaacacgagtgaacgtgaggcATGTGTGATTGATTTTGTATCTTGAATTCGCGTTGAATTTATGATCAGATACGTAATagaatcacatttcttgattctgAGAGATTGGGAAACACAAGTGCTTTGCGAGATCTGAGTGAATTCTTGCACAAGATCGAAGATGGGCAGTGGAAATAGTAGCTGTAACACGAAGCTTCAAGTCTTTGATGGAAATAATTGGAATTGGTGGATGATTTAGATGCGTGTGTTATTTGTTTCTcagatgttcttgatctcgtcaatgatTGTTATGCAGCGGTTGTAGTAGATGCAACTGAAGCACAAAGGAACATGTATAGAGAtatgaggaagaaggatcagaaagctatattctacatccatcagtgtgtgaATATGAATGTTTTTTAGAAGATTGATGATTTGGCAACGACGAAGGTTGCATGGGACATGCTGGTATGATGCTATGATGGTGATGCATCAttgaagaaggtgaagcttcaatctttatgtaagcagtatgagaatctcgatttgaagaacaatgagaagatacctgattacatctctagagtgattctgatcacaaataAGATGAAATCTTATGGAGAGACTCTCTctgaacaagtaatcattgaaaaggtactgatatctcttactcctcagtttgatcattttttgtagcaattgaacattctaaggatctgagcaccatgagaattaAAAAGCCGTAAAGCAGTCTAGAAgcacaagagttgcgtctgactgaGAGAACCTCTGAAAGAGAGGTAGAGCAAGCTCTAAAGGCATCTTCTGGTAATAAGAGTCAGAAGTAGTCTTGGTTAGAGACCAAGAGGAGACATGTTGGTGGTTATCAGAAATCAGAAGCCTCCAATTCTGATGAGAAGATACATCAGAAGGGAAAGGAGAGTTTGACAAGAATAAGGTTCATTGTTATTGTTGTAAGAAGTTTAGTCACTTTGCTGCTGACTAATggtaaaaaaaaatcaaaagaagAAAATATAGCCAAAGGAGAGTTTGATAATGATGAAATTGTGTTATTGATTGCTTCTGAGTCTGATGGTAGGTATTTggtagactggtggtatatgTACACTGGCTGCTCAAATCACTTAACTGGAAACAAATTATGGCTGATTAATTTTGACTATagaaagaggacaaagatcaTATATGCTGATGATAAGTATCTGAATGCTAAAGGAATGAGAAATGTCAAGGTAAAAGTGAAGAATGGTAAAATTGTTCTGATCAAGGATGTTTGGTATGTTTATGGCACGAAGAGAAATACGACGAGTGTAGGTCAGCTAATTGAGAAAGGGTTTTTTAGTTACTATGCAGGACAATCTCTTGAGGTTGTATAATTTTGATTAAACGCTGGTTATGCAGTATGAATAGGGAAACAAcagaacattcaaggtgaataTGGAGACAACTAACACTAAGTGCCTTAGTGAAAAAGGGGCTAAAGGTGACAGTGAGCCGTGGCACAAGAGATTGGGGCATCTGGACTTCAGAAGCTTAGGGAATCTGAGTTCTAAGAAGCTGGTATACGGAATTCCTAAGATTGTGAAGCCTGggaagtcatgtgagatatgcatAAAAGGTAAGAAACCAAGATTTCCATTTACATCAAAAGTAGCCCGAGAGCAAAACATGTTTTGGGGATAGTGTAATAAGATGTGTGTGAACCATTTgaagtaccttcacttggaggaaaCAAGTATTTTGTGTCTTTTATGGATGAGCTCATAAGGGACATGGGTATCACTCATCAAGTTTAAGCATGAGGTGTTTATTGAGTTTCATAAGTTCAAGTGAGGTTGAGAAACAGAGTGGTTAGAAGATAAAAATTTTCAGAACTTATGGTGGATGTGAGTACAAATCTACAGAGTTTATAAGGTTCTGTGAGGAGAATGAAATTTATAATGAGGTTACTGCTTCATACACTCCTCATCATAATGGTCTTTCTGAAAGAAGATATAGAAATTTGCTTGATATGAAAAGGAGCATGCTGAAGGAGATGAAGCTTCCTCACACCTTGTGGGGAGAATTTGTTGCCACTGCAACATATTTGCTCAATAAGTGTCCAACCAAGAAGCTTAAGGAAATTATTCCTTTGGAGAAGTGGATTAGATATAAGAAATGTGTGAGCCATCTAAAGGTGTTTGGTTCTATTTGTTACAAACATGTTTCAAATGCTAAGAGAAGGAAGTTGGTGACAAAAGCAGTGTTATGTTACTTGTAGGGTATTAAAGTAGAAAGTCCTATAAGATCTATTATCATGTAATTAACAAGGTATAGTTCAACAGAGATGTCATTATGAAAGAATCAGGAGTGTGGGATTGGAacaagtctcaatccaactctggtgCAACGTTAACACCTGAGTTAAATTCTGAAGATATTTTAGATACTGAAGGAGAATATGTCTCTAAAGTAGATTTTGAGTCTGAAGGTGACTATGATGGTGAAGAATAGTCTGAAGGCGAATCTGACTCTGAAGGTAAATCTGATTCTGATCCAGATTCTGATGATGATAAAGACTTTAGTGGTAATCAAACCTCAGAAGGTGGTCAAGGCTATGAAGGTAGTCCAACATCTAACATTGTTCCAACATCTAAAGAAGATTATGAACAAGTTCAGAGACTACAAAGAATTAGAAAAATACTGAGAAGATTTATAGAGTTTGACATCTTACGAGACATTAAGATAGATTCTGAAGGGGAAATCATTCAATGTGCCATGTGTAccggtaaattcatgaccattaagctatggatagacttaacatcaataaaaccagagttgcaaccgcgcttttattgtttccaaaggaaaagggaaaagtacgaacaaaatccaaaagataagaagttttcaaatcaaaactaataaaatgccagagattacaggtaagggggttggttacacaaagggaagatgttagcacccaaagtgtcctaggtactcctagggagcccttttttatgtgtgtatgtgttttggtataaaatgatatttgcaataaataaagtgtggggatgagaaaagaattcattgattatacttttgtgtttgacaagaccttcggacttgtgcctacataccaacataaaaatgagggatcaaaacctcgtagttcgtggtatcaatttcaaagtgagttgattggttttaacaaaaattaaattttaaagaggcacaaagggcctaaaagactttgcatgagtgttagttctttttgtcttttgaaatttcaagtcgatatggttaagttcatttacaagtttgatttaagaaaagcgtttaaaaatgcaatgacataaggccaaagtttctaattttcaataaagtctaagtttagaaattACAAGCAAAGAAGGTCTTTAAAAAGCaggagagattttgaaatttaagagaatgggaggagatgaagagaccaatcctaagcataaaatttaaaagttaagagttgaaaagatctgaccaatgagatgcagtccaatagacaagaatgtcatatagaaacccactttttctttagactttagaatcaagcaatatcaataaacaagtagAAAGATGAggagcaaggcatcaaataaagatagccacatccaagttagcaacttcataatcttcttccgaatcttcccatgtatcagatggcatactctttgaatggctcagaataaggcattagacacaagttcaaaataacatttgcatcaagaccacgtagcagatgaactcaagtggatcccaatacttgtatcagatgaaagctcaaatcacaatcacttggtttcaaaaatgttagcattggccaagtccttttgcatagggaatgttgcctaattgtaagtccaaagctcagatcaaatccaacagtccacacaaatattttttatgatttttgttgtttattaagtatcttaaggtcctaagaccacaaacacaaacacaatacacaaataaatatatacaaatcacaatatatggctcaagtgagcaaagtaaaaatggcataagcataaacaagttgaatgatatgtaaaatggcaaatgaaatgataaatgacttgaaattaaattgcataaagtaaatgacttgaaattaagagcaataataataaaagttattgTCGGTTGgttagatgttagtgaagttttgcttttcaattgattaagtcattctttggagaacactcaaccctctattcacaagcatggatccttgaaccaagacatctcccaaaggaaggaaaaaaggccaagtttccatacaataccatgaaagggggagacttgcaatctcacttactagaatgttatgccttttgggtcaaTATTTAGCGCTATGTGAAGCAATCGTAActggacttatgtagaagccacaactatctgaggtcggacaataaatttattggtgttaatgcatgttagagatatggtataatgaaccatactcctaaaacataccacacacaaaaagaaaatgatcaaagagtggacctaatctcatccatacttgtattggttcatctaacatgaagttattgatgaacacattagccttaggatattggGACTTCActggtcaatgaaaggaatgggatagaatgggattgaagatgaagagggaggggagatgagataaacacaaattggtcatgggaggaattttatcaaattaaaatcattcattcattttgggagatgaaatgtacatttcatcaatcccctaaatccaatgaaattaatccaacaaaagtcaaatcaactttgaccaaggcccaaacctatagtcaaacttcacaagtcaataaaaatggctcaacataatttctacacaattaatcaactaaaaattaaattaaaatgcatttaaattaatttatgtttgatcaaaaacctaaaacctcttctaaacaccaaataaatggccaagagatttatcataggtcaaacaaggtcaaaggaccttggacaaaaaaattcattatttttgaaaagtcagaagtatttttaaacaattaaaaatatgtaattaaatgaaatattcagaaattcaaaaaaaggagagtcatctgatctccctccttaattgaggtggcagatcagatggatgGAAATGCACGTTCCACATGTTCCCAAGTCAATGTGTGTACACACATGTAATCAGAAGCAACACACGAgattaaaatatttaatttggatcctatggctgagatgtgtgacaacacatcaccggagctagggctccggtcttcttctccggtagacctcaccggactggtccaccatcaaccatcaccaaagTGAAAAAtcaagacatggatttaaagaatAAAATGCTTAGaagttcgaatctggcctcaattttgtccaatttcaagtatataaaaagatacagggatttgaattttgaggatcatgaacttagttgcttcgatttaacctcaaagcaactcaatctacttgcctacattgataggacttcagacaaccaaaaatcataaagaattatggagaattgagagagaatctaagagatgaagtttctgaaaaatctCCTTCGAGTTGATCGAaatccacttgatcttgatctggatttgattgatttttcttcctcttgcttgcagaaaccaattgagatgaaaagggaagtgaatttctggagtttgaactgccaaacagaagatgaagttca from Lathyrus oleraceus cultivar Zhongwan6 chromosome 7, CAAS_Psat_ZW6_1.0, whole genome shotgun sequence encodes the following:
- the LOC127103504 gene encoding uncharacterized protein LOC127103504; the protein is MGSGNSSSVVVDATEAQRNMYRDMRKKDQKAIFYIHHLVTLLLTNGKKKSKEENIAKGEFDNDEIVLLIASESDGRYLVDWWYMYTGCSNHLTGNKLWLINFDYRKRTKIIYADDKYLNAKGMRNVKVKVKNGKIVLIKDVWYVYGTKRNTTSVGQLIEKGFFSYYAGQSLEVV